A stretch of the Neodiprion lecontei isolate iyNeoLeco1 chromosome 4, iyNeoLeco1.1, whole genome shotgun sequence genome encodes the following:
- the LOC107226041 gene encoding putative fatty acyl-CoA reductase CG8306 isoform X2 has translation MASSPVTEFYRGKTLFITGGTGFLGICLIEKFLRSCPDLKNIYILLRPKKGKNIEERLDELTKNLIFETLKEQGGSDLLNKLIPVAGDVGEDGLGLSASDRQSLIDNVQIVVHSAATLDFEATLRPTVNINLLGTRRVIQLCKEIHDFKVLVHVSSAYVNSAISEPVEKVYPAPAEVEKIIKMVKDLDDKELDIATPGILGNHANSYTFTKHLAEHEVLNASICSAIVRPSMITAAWKEPVPGWTISKNGPQGFLMGASKGVLRRLPVASALIYDYIPVDVVVNSLIVAGYNADREREAGLKVYHCTSSTCNPFKWEKVESHINTYLHRYPLRSAVWYPYLKLLPSLLLFRISAIFVHMIPAYILDTVTRVFGGRPILLVAHLVLQAGLMGLVWWIFKFLLASTWTKTGLVVPLAYMIFSLL, from the exons ATGGCTTCATCACCGGTCACGGAATTTTATCGTGGCAAAACCCTGTTCATTACGGGTGGTACCGGTTTCCTCGGTATCTGTTTGATTGAGAAATTCCTGCGCTCCTGTCCagatctgaaaaatatttatatcttaCTCAGGccaaagaaaggaaagaataTCGAAGAAAGGTTAGACGAGTTAACCAAAAATCTG ATATTTGAAACACTTAAGGAACAGGGTGGTTCCGATCTATTGAATAAGCTGATCCCAGTTGCTGGAGATGTTGGGGAAGATGGTTTGGGATTGAGTGCCTCTGATAGGCAAAGTCTGATCGATAATGTTCAGATCGTTGTCCATTCTGCAGCTACATTGGACTTTGAAGCAACCTTAAGGCCGACTGTGAACATTAATTTACTCGGTACACGCAGAGTTATTCAGCTATGCAAAGAAATCCATGATTTCAAG GTACTCGTTCACGTGTCCAGTGCCTACGTAAATTCCGCCATCTCCGAACCAGTTGAAAAAGTCTATCCTGCACCTGCAgaggttgaaaaaatcatcaaaatgGTGAAGGATTTAGATGATAAGGAATTGGACATTGCCACACCTGGTATTCTGGGAAACCATGCAAATAGTTACACGTTTACAAAACATCTGGCTGAACACGAAGTTCTCAACGCATCTATATGCTCAGCCATCGTGAGACCATCCATGA TAACTGCCGCGTGGAAGGAGCCAGTACCTGGATGGACGATATCCAAAAATGGTCCGCAAGGTTTTCTAATGGGAGCTAGTAAAGGTGTACTCAGACGACTGCCTGTTGCGTCAGCTCTGATTTATGACTACATTCCAGTCGATGTAGTAGTAAATAGTTTGATTGTTGCTGGATATAATGCGGACCGTGAACG TGAAGCTGGATTGAAGGTTTACCATTGTACGTCGAGTACCTGCAATCCCTTCAAATGGGAAAAGGTTGAAAGCCACATTAATACTTATCTTCATCGTTACCCTCTGCGTAGCGCCGTGTGGTACCCGTACCTTAAGCTTCTGCCTTCGTTGTTACTGTTCAGAATCTCTGCAATTTTTGTCCACATGATTCCGGCATATATTCTCGATACAGTTACACGTGTGTTTGGTGGACGGCCCAT ATTACTGGTCGCACATTTGGTTCTACAAGCTGGACTAATGGGTCTGGTTTGGTGgatcttcaaatttttgttagcCTCAACTTGGACAAAAACAGGATTGGTTGTTCCCTTGGCATACATGATCTTcagtttattataa
- the LOC107226041 gene encoding putative fatty acyl-CoA reductase CG8306 isoform X1 has protein sequence MASSPVTEFYRGKTLFITGGTGFLGICLIEKFLRSCPDLKNIYILLRPKKGKNIEERLDELTKNLIFETLKEQGGSDLLNKLIPVAGDVGEDGLGLSASDRQSLIDNVQIVVHSAATLDFEATLRPTVNINLLGTRRVIQLCKEIHDFKVLVHVSSAYVNSAISEPVEKVYPAPAEVEKIIKMVKDLDDKELDIATPGILGNHANSYTFTKHLAEHEVLNASICSAIVRPSMITAAWKEPVPGWTISKNGPQGFLMGASKGVLRRLPVASALIYDYIPVDVVVNSLIVAGYNADREREAGLKVYHCTSSTCNPFKWEKVESHINTYLHRYPLRSAVWYPYLKLLPSLLLFRISAIFVHMIPAYILDTVTRVFGGRPILVRLHTNVNKSLSRLEKFIFTEWKFSNARLLELNATLSTVDKDKFILDIRSLKWEDYFNDLVQGVRRYLSNESPKNLGKARSKDKVLLVAHLVLQAGLMGLVWWIFKFLLASTWTKTGLVVPLAYMIFSLL, from the exons ATGGCTTCATCACCGGTCACGGAATTTTATCGTGGCAAAACCCTGTTCATTACGGGTGGTACCGGTTTCCTCGGTATCTGTTTGATTGAGAAATTCCTGCGCTCCTGTCCagatctgaaaaatatttatatcttaCTCAGGccaaagaaaggaaagaataTCGAAGAAAGGTTAGACGAGTTAACCAAAAATCTG ATATTTGAAACACTTAAGGAACAGGGTGGTTCCGATCTATTGAATAAGCTGATCCCAGTTGCTGGAGATGTTGGGGAAGATGGTTTGGGATTGAGTGCCTCTGATAGGCAAAGTCTGATCGATAATGTTCAGATCGTTGTCCATTCTGCAGCTACATTGGACTTTGAAGCAACCTTAAGGCCGACTGTGAACATTAATTTACTCGGTACACGCAGAGTTATTCAGCTATGCAAAGAAATCCATGATTTCAAG GTACTCGTTCACGTGTCCAGTGCCTACGTAAATTCCGCCATCTCCGAACCAGTTGAAAAAGTCTATCCTGCACCTGCAgaggttgaaaaaatcatcaaaatgGTGAAGGATTTAGATGATAAGGAATTGGACATTGCCACACCTGGTATTCTGGGAAACCATGCAAATAGTTACACGTTTACAAAACATCTGGCTGAACACGAAGTTCTCAACGCATCTATATGCTCAGCCATCGTGAGACCATCCATGA TAACTGCCGCGTGGAAGGAGCCAGTACCTGGATGGACGATATCCAAAAATGGTCCGCAAGGTTTTCTAATGGGAGCTAGTAAAGGTGTACTCAGACGACTGCCTGTTGCGTCAGCTCTGATTTATGACTACATTCCAGTCGATGTAGTAGTAAATAGTTTGATTGTTGCTGGATATAATGCGGACCGTGAACG TGAAGCTGGATTGAAGGTTTACCATTGTACGTCGAGTACCTGCAATCCCTTCAAATGGGAAAAGGTTGAAAGCCACATTAATACTTATCTTCATCGTTACCCTCTGCGTAGCGCCGTGTGGTACCCGTACCTTAAGCTTCTGCCTTCGTTGTTACTGTTCAGAATCTCTGCAATTTTTGTCCACATGATTCCGGCATATATTCTCGATACAGTTACACGTGTGTTTGGTGGACGGCCCAT ATTGGTACGTCTACACACAAATGTTAACAAATCATTGAGTCGTCTagagaaattcatttttaccgaGTGGAAATTCAGTAATGCTCGGCTTCTTGAATTAAATGCAACTCTATCAACAGTCGACaaggataaatttattttggaCATTAGATCGTTAAAATGGGAAGATTATTTTAATGATCTGGTACAAGGAGTTAGGAGGTACCTCAGTAACGAAAGTCCAAAAAATCTGGGAAAAGCTCGTTCAAAAGATAAAGT ATTACTGGTCGCACATTTGGTTCTACAAGCTGGACTAATGGGTCTGGTTTGGTGgatcttcaaatttttgttagcCTCAACTTGGACAAAAACAGGATTGGTTGTTCCCTTGGCATACATGATCTTcagtttattataa